The genomic window GTCATCTCACGGGTCATGGTGGTGCCCGAGACCAGACGGTTGTCGGTGTTGAGGGTCACGCGGAAGCCGAGGTCCTTCAGGGCCGTGATGGGGTGCTCGGCGATGGAGGTGGCCGCTCCGGTCTGGAGGTTGGACGTGGGGCACATCTCCAGGGCGACACGGCGGTCGCGGACCCAGGAGGCGAGGCGGCCGAGCTTGCCGTCGACGATGTCCTCGGTGATGCGGACTCCGTGGCCGATGCGCTGGGCGCCGCAGACCTGGAGGGCCTGGTGGATGCTGGGCAGACCGTGGGCCTCACCGGCGTGGATGGTGAAGGGGACGCTCTCGCGGCGCAGGTGCTCGAAGGCCGCCAGGTGGTCGGCGGGCGGGAAGCCGTCCTCGGCGCCCGCGATGTCGAAGCCGACGACGCCCGCGTCCCGGAAGGCCACCGCCAGGTCGGCGGCCTCGCGGACACGGTCGAACATGCGCATCCCGCACAGCAGCGTGCCGACACGGACCGGCGTGCCCTGGGCCGCCGCCTTGGCCATACCGGCGGCCAGGCCCTCCTGCACGGTCTCGACGACCTCGGCCATCGCCAGCCCGCCGTTGACCATCAGCTCGGGGGCGTAGCGGACCTCGCCGTAGACGACGCCGTCCTCGGCCAGGTCGAGCACGTACTCCTCAGCGGTGCGCAGCAGGCCCTCGCGGGTCTGCATCACGGCGAGGGTGTGCTCGAAGGTGGCTA from Streptomyces sp. DSM 40750 includes these protein-coding regions:
- a CDS encoding adenosine deaminase, giving the protein MTAPRIDADTIRRLPKAVLHDHFDGGLRPATLVELAAEIGHTLPETDPEALAAWYYEAANSGDLVRYIATFEHTLAVMQTREGLLRTAEEYVLDLAEDGVVYGEVRYAPELMVNGGLAMAEVVETVQEGLAAGMAKAAAQGTPVRVGTLLCGMRMFDRVREAADLAVAFRDAGVVGFDIAGAEDGFPPADHLAAFEHLRRESVPFTIHAGEAHGLPSIHQALQVCGAQRIGHGVRITEDIVDGKLGRLASWVRDRRVALEMCPTSNLQTGAATSIAEHPITALKDLGFRVTLNTDNRLVSGTTMTREMTLLVEDADWTLDDLRTVTVNALKSAFIPFDERNALIQDVVLPGYESAR